From the genome of Geoglobus ahangari, one region includes:
- a CDS encoding ATP synthase subunit B, whose translation MKEYKTITQVSGPLVFVEKTEPVGYGELVTITLPDGSTRRGQVLDTSKDVVVVQVFEGTRGIDTSSTVRFTGDIIRLNVSYDMLGRILSGSGDPIDGGPKIVPEERREIIGAAINPYAREYPREFIQTGISAIDGMNTLVRGQKLPIFSGSGLPHNDIALQVARQAKVRGEGEEFAVVFAAMGITHEEAHQFMKDFERTGALERAVVFLNLANDPAIERLLTPRMALTAAEFLAYEYDLHVLVILTDMTNYCEALREISAAREEVPGRRGYPGYMYTDLATIYERAGRIRGRKGTITQMPILTMPGDDITHPIPDLTGYITEGQIVLSRELHAKGIYPPINVLPSLSRLMKEGIGEGRTRDDHVQWNDQMYAAYAEGVDLRGLVAIVGEEALSERDRRYLKFADEFERRFIQQGKYEDRDIETTLDIGWELLSMLPESELTKIERKFIEKYHPAYKKKAE comes from the coding sequence ATGAAGGAGTACAAGACGATCACCCAAGTTTCCGGTCCCCTTGTTTTTGTTGAGAAGACCGAGCCCGTTGGCTACGGAGAGCTCGTCACGATAACCCTGCCCGACGGCTCAACGAGGAGAGGACAGGTGCTCGACACGTCCAAGGACGTTGTGGTCGTGCAGGTCTTCGAGGGAACGAGGGGTATTGACACCTCCTCGACCGTGAGGTTCACCGGAGACATCATCAGGCTCAACGTCAGCTACGACATGCTCGGAAGAATTCTCAGCGGATCTGGAGACCCGATTGACGGCGGACCAAAGATCGTTCCTGAGGAGAGGAGGGAGATCATTGGTGCGGCCATAAACCCCTACGCGAGGGAGTACCCGAGGGAGTTTATCCAGACCGGTATCTCGGCCATTGACGGAATGAACACGCTCGTCAGGGGACAGAAGCTGCCCATATTCTCTGGCTCAGGTCTCCCGCACAACGACATAGCCCTGCAGGTTGCGAGGCAGGCCAAGGTCAGGGGAGAGGGAGAGGAGTTCGCTGTCGTGTTCGCGGCCATGGGTATCACCCACGAGGAGGCTCACCAGTTCATGAAGGACTTTGAGAGGACGGGAGCTCTTGAGAGGGCCGTGGTTTTCCTGAACCTCGCAAATGATCCGGCTATTGAGAGGCTGCTCACTCCGAGAATGGCCCTCACCGCGGCAGAGTTCCTCGCCTACGAGTACGACCTGCACGTCCTCGTCATCCTGACTGACATGACCAACTACTGTGAGGCTCTCAGAGAGATCTCCGCGGCGAGAGAGGAGGTTCCCGGAAGGAGAGGCTATCCGGGTTACATGTACACAGACCTCGCCACGATCTACGAGAGGGCAGGGAGAATCAGGGGCAGGAAGGGTACGATCACCCAGATGCCCATCCTTACGATGCCCGGCGACGACATAACCCACCCGATTCCCGACCTCACGGGCTACATCACCGAGGGTCAGATCGTGCTCAGCAGGGAGCTCCACGCCAAGGGTATTTACCCGCCCATCAATGTCCTGCCATCGCTCAGCAGGCTGATGAAGGAGGGTATCGGTGAGGGCAGAACGAGGGACGACCACGTGCAGTGGAACGACCAGATGTATGCAGCATACGCAGAGGGTGTCGACCTGAGAGGTCTCGTTGCCATCGTCGGTGAGGAGGCACTGTCGGAGAGGGACAGGAGGTACCTGAAGTTCGCGGACGAGTTCGAGAGGAGGTTCATCCAGCAGGGCAAGTACGAGGACAGAGACATCGAGACGACCCTCGACATCGGCTGGGAACTGCTCTCGATGCTCCCGGAGAGCGAGCTGACGAAGATCGAGAGGAAGTTCATCGAGAAGTACCACCCGGCCTACAAGAAGAAGGCCGAGTAA
- a CDS encoding V-type ATP synthase subunit D has translation MDVQPTRMELIKLRRRIAMAKKGHALLKMKRDGLIMEFRTILEDAKKVIDEMVQRYKEAQEKLALAMAADGVIAVKSIALSVEKSPTFTLKRKNIMGVVVPVIKREVVRKSLAERNYGIIGTSARVDEAVEAYEALIDAILEVAEIETTLKKLIDEIERTKRRVNALEFKVIPEMEEAARYITFKLEEMDRENIIRLKKIKSKKEQAEA, from the coding sequence ATGGACGTACAGCCAACCAGAATGGAGCTGATAAAGCTCAGAAGAAGGATAGCGATGGCCAAAAAGGGTCACGCGCTCCTCAAGATGAAGAGAGACGGCCTCATCATGGAGTTCAGAACGATCCTCGAGGATGCAAAGAAGGTCATAGACGAGATGGTTCAGAGGTACAAGGAGGCTCAGGAGAAGCTGGCCCTCGCCATGGCCGCAGACGGTGTCATCGCGGTGAAGTCCATTGCCCTGTCTGTTGAGAAGAGCCCAACCTTCACGCTTAAGAGGAAGAACATAATGGGCGTGGTTGTGCCGGTGATCAAAAGGGAGGTCGTGAGGAAGTCTCTTGCCGAGAGGAACTATGGAATAATCGGCACGAGCGCGAGGGTGGATGAGGCAGTTGAGGCATACGAGGCGCTGATTGACGCAATCCTTGAGGTGGCAGAGATAGAAACGACGCTGAAGAAGCTCATAGACGAGATAGAGAGGACGAAGAGGAGGGTTAACGCCCTCGAGTTCAAGGTCATTCCGGAGATGGAGGAGGCCGCGAGGTACATCACCTTCAAGCTCGAGGAGATGGACAGAGAGAACATCATCAGGCTGAAGAAGATCAAGAGCAAGAAAGAGCAGGCCGAGGCATGA
- a CDS encoding endonuclease dU → MKQLRFLGIDDSFSGERAIVAGVVTEGNCYVEGVMVEEITVDGLDVTEKIVGMVRRSKFREQVRCIFLNGVTFGGFNVADIEVISSSLSVPVIAVMRKRPDFLAIQDALKNVGDAERRMEVIRKAGEVHEVDGVFIQFKGCGYEEAASLLKSATLKGNVPECLRLAHLVASAVIHGESRGRV, encoded by the coding sequence ATGAAACAGCTCAGGTTTTTGGGGATAGACGACAGCTTCTCGGGAGAGAGGGCGATAGTTGCCGGTGTTGTCACCGAGGGCAACTGCTACGTTGAGGGAGTGATGGTTGAGGAGATAACAGTAGACGGCCTCGACGTGACAGAGAAGATCGTAGGCATGGTTCGCAGGTCGAAGTTCAGGGAGCAGGTGAGGTGCATATTCCTCAACGGCGTAACTTTCGGCGGGTTCAACGTCGCTGACATCGAGGTGATCTCCTCATCCCTTTCAGTCCCGGTAATTGCCGTGATGCGGAAGAGGCCTGACTTTCTGGCCATTCAGGACGCGCTGAAAAACGTGGGTGATGCTGAAAGGAGGATGGAGGTGATAAGGAAGGCAGGTGAGGTTCACGAGGTTGACGGAGTATTCATTCAGTTCAAGGGGTGCGGTTACGAAGAGGCCGCATCGCTCCTCAAATCAGCCACGCTTAAGGGAAACGTTCCTGAGTGTCTTAGGCTTGCTCATCTGGTTGCCTCGGCTGTGATACACGGGGAAAGCAGGGGAAGGGTGTGA
- a CDS encoding nickel-dependent hydrogenase large subunit yields the protein MEVVIDPVTRLEGHHGVRLNVEGGVVREAKALATMFRGFERIVVGRDIRDAPIILQRICGVCHNDHRLASLFAIENAAGLGNEWGHGIPEAALLMRNVIASLQFVFDHPVWAYALTGPDFCDQIHRTGLKRFDPLVGQGVKEAVFAQRRLHQAMAYIGGKVPHIMTPVPGGVTLEIDEKVISRLISIVLDVKKWAIGVGLSKGTLEHTADVAGYIIDDVSRKLEEGKEIAPPSDPEIGRGLYDLVSLIVVMARMGLADMGERTATMLAYGFLSDANGELFFPSGFFNGSDLEKFDYRKIGEDVTHSYYSDDAGGEYVGNEDTRKLVPKYGKSGAYTWAKAPRYDGKPAEVGPLARMVAKGFRDGWEYGDPLDLRKSLAGGRTASNALARNIARIQEELLTIDYLESLLLQLKEYAGRKTYIEFPDNVTGEGVGLREAPRGALGHWMRASAGRVENYQVIAPTTWNVSPRDSKGNPGPLEEALVGTPMENGDQWNVVRVIHSFDLCLACTVHVFTKDGKRWEFLT from the coding sequence ATGGAAGTGGTAATTGATCCCGTTACAAGGCTTGAGGGTCACCACGGAGTCAGGCTGAACGTGGAGGGTGGGGTTGTCAGAGAGGCGAAGGCTCTGGCAACCATGTTCAGGGGCTTTGAGAGGATTGTCGTTGGGAGGGACATAAGAGACGCGCCGATAATACTGCAGAGGATCTGCGGAGTGTGCCACAACGACCACAGGCTCGCGAGCCTGTTCGCCATAGAGAACGCTGCAGGGCTCGGAAACGAGTGGGGTCACGGGATACCGGAGGCTGCGCTGCTTATGAGGAACGTGATAGCGAGCCTCCAGTTCGTGTTCGACCACCCGGTGTGGGCCTACGCGCTGACAGGGCCGGACTTCTGCGACCAGATCCACAGGACCGGGCTCAAGAGGTTTGACCCGCTGGTGGGTCAGGGGGTGAAGGAGGCAGTCTTTGCCCAGCGCAGGCTCCATCAGGCCATGGCCTACATAGGAGGGAAGGTTCCGCACATAATGACGCCCGTGCCCGGCGGAGTCACCCTTGAGATAGACGAGAAGGTGATAAGCAGGCTGATAAGCATTGTCCTCGACGTCAAAAAGTGGGCGATAGGTGTCGGGCTGAGCAAGGGCACGCTCGAGCACACGGCAGACGTGGCGGGGTACATAATCGACGACGTTTCGAGGAAACTTGAGGAAGGTAAGGAGATTGCCCCTCCAAGCGATCCGGAGATTGGTAGAGGGCTTTACGACCTCGTGTCGCTGATAGTCGTAATGGCCAGAATGGGGCTGGCGGACATGGGAGAGAGGACGGCAACTATGCTCGCCTACGGGTTCCTGAGTGACGCGAACGGAGAGCTCTTCTTCCCGTCGGGCTTCTTCAACGGAAGCGACCTCGAGAAGTTCGACTACAGGAAGATAGGCGAGGACGTCACCCACTCCTACTACTCGGACGACGCTGGTGGAGAGTACGTGGGGAACGAGGACACCAGAAAGCTCGTTCCGAAGTACGGAAAAAGCGGAGCCTACACGTGGGCAAAGGCTCCCAGGTATGACGGCAAGCCAGCAGAGGTGGGGCCCCTTGCAAGGATGGTGGCCAAGGGCTTCAGGGACGGATGGGAGTACGGCGATCCGCTCGACCTCCGAAAGAGCCTCGCCGGAGGAAGGACTGCAAGCAATGCACTCGCGAGGAACATAGCGAGAATTCAGGAGGAGCTGCTCACGATAGACTACCTCGAGAGCCTGCTGCTGCAGCTCAAGGAATATGCCGGTAGGAAGACGTACATAGAGTTCCCCGACAACGTGACCGGTGAGGGTGTGGGGCTGCGAGAGGCTCCGCGAGGAGCCCTCGGCCACTGGATGAGGGCAAGTGCAGGAAGGGTGGAGAACTATCAGGTTATAGCGCCAACCACGTGGAACGTGTCACCGAGGGATTCTAAAGGAAATCCGGGGCCACTTGAGGAGGCCCTCGTCGGAACTCCGATGGAGAACGGAGACCAGTGGAACGTTGTGAGAGTCATTCACAGCTTCGACCTATGCCTCGCATGCACGGTGCACGTGTTCACCAAGGATGGAAAGAGGTGGGAGTTCCTAACCTGA
- a CDS encoding formate dehydrogenase subunit gamma: MRYVERFDVHQRLQHLLLLTSFIILAVTGLPLLYRYTDWGMWMINAMGGVEEVRGWHRLASFVMIGAGVYHVLWALAKRPTTMIPRKKDFQDFVADVKFVLGMSSEVPKYHKFSYVQKFEYWGAFWGMVIMISTGLVLSYPEIFSPSGEWFAAFRVAHWEEAILAVVFIASWHMYFSHLRKKFFPFNKVIFTGRMELEKAKDEHPLWVEEVVRNGSGN; this comes from the coding sequence ATGAGGTACGTGGAGAGGTTTGATGTCCATCAGAGGCTCCAGCACCTTCTGCTTCTGACGAGCTTCATAATTCTCGCCGTAACCGGCCTGCCGCTCCTCTACAGGTACACGGACTGGGGAATGTGGATGATAAACGCGATGGGGGGCGTGGAGGAGGTCAGGGGCTGGCACAGGCTGGCGAGCTTCGTCATGATTGGAGCAGGAGTTTACCACGTGCTCTGGGCGCTCGCCAAAAGGCCGACTACAATGATCCCGAGAAAGAAGGACTTTCAGGACTTTGTAGCCGACGTAAAGTTCGTTCTCGGAATGTCGAGCGAGGTGCCGAAGTACCACAAGTTCAGCTACGTCCAGAAGTTTGAGTACTGGGGGGCCTTCTGGGGGATGGTCATCATGATCTCAACAGGTCTCGTGCTGAGCTACCCGGAGATATTCTCCCCATCAGGCGAGTGGTTCGCTGCTTTCAGAGTTGCCCACTGGGAGGAGGCGATTCTTGCGGTGGTGTTCATAGCGAGCTGGCACATGTACTTCAGCCATCTCCGCAAGAAGTTCTTCCCGTTCAACAAGGTCATCTTCACGGGCAGGATGGAGCTTGAGAAGGCGAAAGATGAGCATCCGCTCTGGGTTGAGGAGGTGGTGAGGAATGGAAGTGGTAATTGA
- a CDS encoding hydrogenase small subunit, which produces MRLSRREFNKALAALGATGFLMRYKTDVVKAFEEAKSSGVKLFWLQGQSDSACTVSLLQASDPDLYDAVEELSVGISFHPTIMPSFGDEAIRVLEEEDPDVLVLEGSIPTGKMESACTFGERNGKEITLVEWLNELIPRTKVAIVGFGSCAAYGGIPSGKDFDGKSPTNAVGLYQFLKGRNPPVPVVLLPGCPGHPDWLMVTLASVLLGIVPKLDDYWRPEVFFSSLIHDNCARRGFYDEGWFAESFHESDMRHNKCLFKLGCRGPMTFSACSETKWNGGINVCMNAGAPCIGCMHPNFPDETSPFFKAQSRLEIDLTKTVFTTLTGAVLIGAGAYIVTHAIRESKVEKERRKEE; this is translated from the coding sequence ATGCGGTTGAGCAGGAGGGAGTTTAACAAAGCCCTCGCAGCGCTCGGAGCGACCGGGTTTCTGATGAGGTACAAGACAGATGTCGTCAAGGCCTTTGAAGAGGCAAAGAGCTCCGGTGTAAAGCTGTTCTGGCTGCAGGGGCAGAGTGACTCGGCCTGCACAGTTTCGCTCCTGCAGGCCAGCGATCCCGATCTGTATGATGCGGTGGAGGAGCTGAGCGTCGGGATCTCGTTCCACCCGACCATCATGCCGTCCTTCGGTGATGAGGCGATAAGGGTTCTCGAAGAGGAGGATCCGGACGTTCTCGTCCTCGAGGGGTCAATTCCTACTGGCAAGATGGAGAGCGCGTGCACATTTGGAGAGAGGAACGGAAAGGAGATCACGCTGGTCGAGTGGCTGAATGAGCTGATTCCGAGGACCAAGGTTGCAATAGTGGGATTCGGAAGCTGCGCAGCTTACGGTGGAATCCCGTCGGGAAAGGACTTCGATGGAAAAAGTCCAACGAACGCTGTAGGTCTCTACCAGTTCCTGAAGGGGAGAAATCCACCGGTTCCGGTTGTGCTCCTTCCCGGGTGCCCCGGCCACCCTGACTGGCTGATGGTCACGCTTGCGAGCGTTCTGCTCGGGATAGTACCAAAGCTTGATGACTACTGGAGACCAGAGGTCTTCTTCTCCAGCCTCATTCACGACAACTGCGCAAGGAGGGGGTTCTACGACGAGGGCTGGTTTGCCGAGAGCTTTCACGAGAGCGACATGAGGCACAACAAGTGCCTGTTCAAGCTCGGATGCAGGGGGCCAATGACTTTCTCTGCCTGCAGCGAGACGAAGTGGAATGGTGGCATAAATGTGTGCATGAACGCCGGAGCGCCGTGCATAGGCTGCATGCACCCCAACTTCCCGGACGAGACCTCACCATTCTTCAAGGCCCAGAGCAGGCTTGAGATCGACCTCACCAAGACAGTCTTCACAACGCTGACCGGCGCGGTTCTGATTGGTGCTGGCGCGTACATAGTCACACACGCCATAAGGGAGAGCAAGGTTGAGAAGGAGAGGAGGAAGGAAGAATGA
- the rtcA gene encoding RNA 3'-terminal phosphate cyclase, translating into MIRVDGSYGEGGGQILRSAIALSCVTGEAVEIYNIRANRPKPGLKAQHMKGIEAAKLLCNAEVEGLRPGSTRVIFRPGEVRVRDLRIDIGTAGSITLLLQTILPPLLHAGKECRLEITGGTDVSWSPSIDYFRFVTSSALRELGADLDIDVIRRGYYPKGRGKVVVHIRESELEGRRFEEVRCEAVRGVSHCSNLPAHVAERQARAARRLLESSNYRAEIETEVRRDYSTGSGITIYCGYKGTVSLGEKGKRAEKVGEEAALELLRELGMSGAFDRHLADQVMIAGAIARGTTEYTTTEVTMHTRSNAYVINSFFPDSVEIDGNRLRIRGTRD; encoded by the coding sequence ATGATACGGGTAGATGGCAGCTACGGGGAGGGTGGTGGCCAGATTCTGAGGAGCGCCATAGCTCTGTCGTGCGTTACGGGTGAGGCGGTGGAGATATACAACATAAGGGCGAACAGGCCGAAGCCGGGGCTGAAGGCGCAGCACATGAAGGGCATCGAGGCTGCAAAGCTTTTGTGCAACGCAGAAGTGGAGGGGCTCAGGCCGGGCTCAACGAGGGTGATTTTCAGACCCGGGGAGGTGAGGGTGAGGGATCTGAGGATAGACATAGGCACGGCCGGAAGCATAACCCTGCTCCTCCAGACGATTCTCCCGCCCCTCCTCCACGCCGGAAAGGAATGCAGGCTCGAGATCACAGGTGGGACTGACGTGAGCTGGAGCCCGAGCATAGACTACTTCAGGTTCGTCACTTCCTCTGCACTGAGGGAGCTTGGGGCAGATCTGGACATTGACGTGATCAGGAGGGGATACTACCCCAAGGGAAGAGGAAAGGTCGTTGTGCACATCAGAGAGAGCGAGCTGGAGGGCAGGAGGTTTGAGGAGGTTAGATGCGAGGCTGTCAGGGGCGTGAGCCACTGTTCCAACCTCCCGGCCCACGTAGCGGAGAGGCAGGCGAGAGCTGCAAGGAGGCTGCTCGAAAGCAGCAACTACAGGGCAGAGATAGAAACAGAGGTCAGGAGGGACTACTCTACCGGCTCGGGGATAACCATCTACTGCGGGTACAAGGGAACTGTGTCGCTCGGAGAGAAGGGAAAGAGGGCAGAGAAGGTTGGAGAAGAGGCAGCCCTCGAGCTTCTGAGGGAGCTCGGAATGAGTGGTGCGTTCGACAGGCACCTCGCGGATCAGGTTATGATAGCCGGCGCAATAGCGAGGGGGACGACAGAGTACACGACCACAGAGGTGACGATGCACACGAGGAGCAACGCGTACGTGATAAACAGCTTTTTCCCTGACTCGGTTGAGATAGATGGCAACAGGCTCAGGATAAGGGGCACGAGGGACTGA
- a CDS encoding calcium/sodium antiporter, translated as MIFWFAVFAVSLAVLVKSSDHFTRSAEKLGIRLGLPHFIVGVTIVAVGTSLPELASSIAAVFADSSEIVAGNVVGSNITNIFLIIGLVGIAGRRIDISYDLLKVDLPLLMASAFMLLILAYDGSFTIFDGLIALVGLVIYLGYAATSSKDVHGERGTFGVVDGAVLAGSAILIYLSAEYTVRSVVEISQALGVGTEIVAATVVAFGTSLPELSVSMVAARRRKAEIAIGNVLGSNVFNSFGVIGIPALFGTVIFPETITSFALPFMVVATLLYFFMTQDRQLTCWEGGMLLTFYAFYLGRMVGVL; from the coding sequence GTGATATTCTGGTTCGCGGTGTTCGCGGTGAGCCTCGCCGTGCTGGTGAAGTCCTCGGACCACTTCACCCGCTCAGCTGAGAAGCTCGGGATTCGTCTCGGGCTGCCCCACTTCATCGTCGGAGTGACCATTGTTGCCGTCGGAACATCCCTCCCTGAGCTCGCGTCCTCCATCGCGGCCGTCTTTGCGGACTCGTCTGAGATCGTCGCTGGAAACGTGGTGGGGTCGAACATAACCAACATCTTCCTGATCATCGGCCTTGTGGGCATCGCGGGCAGGAGGATAGACATAAGCTACGACCTGCTGAAGGTGGATCTCCCCCTCCTGATGGCCTCCGCCTTCATGCTCCTGATCCTCGCCTACGATGGATCGTTCACAATCTTTGACGGGCTGATAGCCCTTGTCGGGCTTGTCATATATCTGGGCTATGCAGCAACATCCTCGAAAGACGTGCATGGCGAGAGGGGGACGTTCGGGGTGGTTGATGGTGCGGTGCTTGCCGGAAGCGCGATCCTGATCTACCTGAGTGCCGAGTACACTGTGAGGTCGGTTGTGGAGATCTCGCAGGCCCTCGGAGTGGGGACAGAGATTGTCGCCGCCACGGTTGTTGCGTTCGGCACGTCCCTTCCAGAGCTCTCGGTGAGCATGGTGGCAGCGAGAAGGAGGAAGGCTGAAATTGCCATCGGGAACGTGCTCGGCTCAAACGTGTTCAACTCCTTTGGCGTGATAGGCATCCCTGCCCTGTTTGGCACGGTCATATTCCCCGAAACGATAACGTCCTTCGCCCTGCCCTTCATGGTGGTCGCCACCCTCCTGTACTTCTTCATGACTCAGGATCGCCAGCTAACCTGCTGGGAGGGCGGAATGCTGCTGACCTTTTACGCCTTCTACCTCGGCAGGATGGTGGGAGTTCTTTAG
- a CDS encoding Tfx family DNA-binding protein, which translates to MKVVDSLLTERQLEVYLRRLRGEKLEEIARDLGTTKSNISAIEKKAKRKIELAYNTVRLVEQLVDAQIVSIPPGIDLYEIPGIIYRKGDEMGIKIRYSGPELIKLLVERCGHKLRNREVTRQITVGIKENGEISLF; encoded by the coding sequence ATGAAAGTGGTTGACTCACTGCTGACGGAGAGGCAGCTCGAGGTGTACCTCAGGAGGTTGAGGGGCGAGAAGCTCGAGGAGATAGCGAGAGACCTCGGCACGACCAAGAGCAACATCTCGGCGATAGAGAAGAAGGCGAAGAGGAAGATAGAGCTCGCGTACAACACCGTCAGGCTTGTGGAGCAGCTCGTTGACGCGCAGATAGTGTCCATACCGCCGGGAATTGATCTCTACGAGATACCGGGGATAATCTACAGGAAGGGTGACGAGATGGGAATAAAGATCAGGTACAGCGGCCCCGAGCTGATAAAGCTGCTCGTTGAGAGGTGCGGTCACAAGCTCAGGAACAGAGAGGTTACGAGGCAGATAACCGTCGGAATAAAGGAGAACGGAGAGATCAGCCTGTTTTAG
- a CDS encoding extracellular solute-binding protein: protein MLRRDFIRLSLACAIALAGCSSKRQIEVMYAGSLVREMEELIIPEFERRYGYGVSSEARGSVAIVEMVKDGLRRPDVVISADYTLLNELAPKFLDRYYIFASNSLVVAGKRGVPENWIDAILSGEVSAGMSDPAVDPLGYRTLLMFRLAEKYYGESFYDELVSKVKVFALETDLSANLSAGTVDIGFLYRNMAVNHGLNFLELPEEIDLSNPDFESLYSTVSVRVGERVYRGKAIAYGIAGLKGMRGKEFVDFVLSDGLPLLRKSGLKTFVREVRA from the coding sequence ATGCTCAGGAGGGACTTCATCAGGCTCTCCCTCGCGTGTGCGATCGCACTTGCCGGGTGCTCATCGAAAAGGCAGATCGAGGTAATGTACGCGGGCAGTCTGGTGAGGGAAATGGAGGAGCTGATAATCCCTGAGTTCGAGAGGAGATATGGCTATGGGGTGTCGTCAGAGGCGAGGGGGTCTGTTGCCATAGTGGAGATGGTAAAGGACGGGCTGAGGAGGCCTGACGTGGTGATCTCGGCCGATTACACCCTCCTGAACGAGCTCGCTCCCAAGTTCCTCGACAGGTACTACATCTTCGCCTCCAACAGTCTGGTGGTTGCCGGAAAAAGGGGCGTTCCGGAAAACTGGATAGACGCGATCCTGAGCGGAGAGGTGTCTGCGGGGATGAGCGATCCGGCCGTTGACCCGCTCGGCTACAGAACGCTGCTCATGTTCAGGCTCGCTGAGAAGTACTACGGGGAGAGTTTCTACGACGAGCTCGTGAGTAAGGTGAAGGTGTTCGCCCTCGAAACCGACCTGTCGGCAAACCTCTCTGCCGGAACGGTTGACATTGGATTTCTCTACAGGAACATGGCCGTCAATCACGGCCTGAACTTCCTCGAGCTGCCGGAGGAGATCGATCTCAGCAACCCGGATTTTGAGAGCCTGTACTCGACCGTCTCTGTCAGGGTAGGGGAGAGGGTCTACAGGGGGAAGGCGATCGCTTACGGGATCGCAGGGCTGAAGGGGATGAGGGGGAAGGAGTTCGTTGACTTTGTGCTCAGCGACGGCCTGCCTTTGCTCAGGAAGTCCGGACTGAAGACGTTTGTGAGGGAAGTGCGAGCATGA
- a CDS encoding molybdate ABC transporter permease subunit: MRVVYALSLLLLLYLSLPAISALMSLSPAEISTIDPSPVLTSLLSATLTTAIATVLGVPLAYRLSRMEGKFRPIFEAVVLTPIVLPPIASGLLMLKLLSPSGLIGSVSDLAGLKLTRSFAGVVLAQLIVASPFLVISSKAGFDAVDRRLEYASRLMGKSEFQTFLRVSVPLARRSIIAGVMMCFVRSFGEFGATFMLAYHPKTLPIELYTYFLSGGVEKASAVAVVFWFVSLLFVLMLRREGGRVA; this comes from the coding sequence ATGAGAGTCGTTTATGCCCTATCTCTGCTGCTCCTCCTATACCTCTCTCTTCCAGCGATCTCAGCCCTTATGAGCCTCTCGCCTGCCGAAATCTCCACGATTGACCCCTCGCCCGTGCTCACCTCTCTTCTGTCCGCCACGCTGACGACCGCCATAGCCACAGTCCTCGGGGTTCCGCTGGCCTACAGGCTTTCGAGGATGGAGGGGAAGTTCAGGCCCATATTCGAGGCCGTCGTTCTGACCCCCATAGTCCTCCCGCCGATAGCATCCGGTTTGCTCATGCTGAAGCTCCTCTCTCCCTCTGGGCTCATAGGCTCGGTATCAGATCTTGCAGGGCTCAAGCTGACGAGGAGCTTCGCCGGAGTGGTTCTCGCACAGCTAATCGTTGCCTCCCCTTTCCTCGTGATCTCGTCCAAGGCCGGATTCGATGCGGTGGACAGGAGGCTCGAGTACGCGAGCAGGCTGATGGGCAAGAGCGAGTTTCAGACCTTTCTGAGGGTCTCGGTTCCACTCGCGAGGAGGAGCATAATCGCCGGAGTGATGATGTGCTTTGTGAGGAGCTTCGGGGAGTTTGGCGCCACGTTCATGCTCGCCTACCACCCGAAGACGCTCCCAATAGAGCTCTACACCTACTTCCTCTCCGGCGGAGTGGAGAAGGCCTCTGCGGTCGCGGTTGTGTTCTGGTTCGTCTCGCTCCTCTTCGTACTGATGCTTCGCAGGGAGGGTGGTAGAGTTGCTTGA